In Anas acuta chromosome 5, bAnaAcu1.1, whole genome shotgun sequence, a single window of DNA contains:
- the SIX1 gene encoding homeobox protein SIX1, with product MSMLPSFGFTQEQVACVCEVLQQGGNLERLGRFLWSLPACDHLHKNESVLKAKAVVAFHRGNFRELYKILESHQFSPHNHPKLQQLWLKAHYVEAEKLRGRPLGAVGKYRVRRKFPLPRTIWDGEETSYCFKEKSRGVLREWYAHNPYPSPREKRELAEATGLTTTQVSNWFKNRRQRDRAAEAKERENTENSNAATNKPNQLSPLDGSKPLLSSSEEEFSPPQSPDQNSVLLLQGNLGHARSSSYPLSGLAAPQSAHSLPGHQLQDSLLGPLTSSLVDLGS from the exons ATGTCGATGCTGCCGTCGTTTGGGTTCACGCAGGAGCAGGTCGCCTGCGTGTGCGAGGTGCTGCAGCAAGGGGGGAACCTGGAGAGGCTGGGCCGGTTCCTGTGGTCCCTGCCGGCCTGCGACCACCTGCACAAGAACGAGAGCGTCCTCAAGGCCAAGGCGGTGGTGGCTTTCCACCGGGGCAACTTTCGCGAGCTCTACAAGATCCTGGAGAGCCACCAGTTCTCGCCCCACAACCACcccaagctgcagcagctctggctcaAGGCGCACTACGTGGAAGCCGAGAAGCTGCGGGGCAGACCCCTGGGAGCCGTGGGCAAGTACCGGGTCCGCCGAAAATTCCCCTTGCCCCGCACCATTTGGGACGGCGAGGAGACCAGCTACTGCTTCAAGGAGAAGTCCCGGGGCGTGCTGCGGGAGTGGTACGCGCACAACCCCTACCCCTCGCCGCGGGAGAAGCGGGAGCTGGCCGAAGCCACCGGCCTCACCACCACCCAGGTCAGCAACTGGTTCAAGAACCGGAGGCAGCGGGACCGAGCGGCCGAGGCGAAGGAAAG GGAGAACACGGAGAACTCCAACGCCGCCACCAACAAACCCAACCAGCTCTCGCCCCTGGACGGGAGCAAACCCCTCCTGTCCAGCTCCGAGGAAGAGTTTTCTCCGCCGCAGAGCCCCGATCAGAACTCGGTCCTGCTCTTGCAGGGGAACCTCGGGCACGCCAGGAGCTCCAGCTACCCCCTGAGCGGCTTGGCCGCCCCCCAGAGCGCTCACAGCCTGCCGGGCCACCAGCTCCAGGACTCGCTGCTGGGACCCCTCACGTCCAGCCTGGTGGACCTGGGCTCCTAA